The following is a genomic window from Flavobacterium crassostreae.
TCTTATTTTTGCCAAAATTAAATTTGACTTTTTCTACAACCTGTACTTTTTTGTTACCCTTAGGATATTGTTTTTTTGAAGTCTTTTTAGCCGCACCAGATTCGGATGGGCTTTGATCTGCTCTAGATTTTTCTTCATCTCTAGGCGTTGCTTTAAATTCGGCTCTTTCTTTGGTAGTTGTTTTGGCTGGAATTTGTGCTTTGTGCTTGGCTAAAACCGCTGTAGGATTTTTGGGATTTTCTTTGGTTCCGCGTAAATGAATTACCAATCCATTCAAAAAATTGCGCAAGACTTGATCCCCACATTCCATATAATTTTCATGCTTTTCATCACGGAAAAAAGCGCCTAATTCAGACTTTGTAATTCTAAAATCTACTAATTCTAAAATTTCAACTATTTGATCGTCCCGTAGCATTAATGCTACCCGTAATTTTTTAAAGATATCGTTATTTGTCAAGGT
Proteins encoded in this region:
- a CDS encoding DUF1456 family protein, encoding MTNNDIFKKLRVALMLRDDQIVEILELVDFRITKSELGAFFRDEKHENYMECGDQVLRNFLNGLVIHLRGTKENPKNPTAVLAKHKAQIPAKTTTKERAEFKATPRDEEKSRADQSPSESGAAKKTSKKQYPKGNKKVQVVEKVKFNFGKNKKP